In Paenibacillus dendritiformis, the DNA window AAAGTGCACTTTTGGAGTTTTTCGGAGAGTCGAGCTTTAATAATCGGGGGCTGTCTCACAGTAGTAAAAAACGACTTGTGGGACAGCCCCGTTTTTGTCTATGAATCCGAAGTCAGGCACTGCCCGGCTCCCCGCGCCGGGAACCACGAGTGGGGGCAGCAGCCTCTTCTCCCCGCGGGGATGAGCTTATCCGGCATGCTGCTGCCGGTATTGGCCAGGCGTCATCCCTTCCAGCTTCTTGAACATCCGGTTGAAGTAAGACGGCTGGTAGCCGACCGATTCCGCGATTTCGTTAATTTTCATATCGGTGGTCAGGAGCAGCTCTTTGCATTTGTTCATCTTGAGCGACGTCAAGTAATCGACATAGTTGGAGCCGGTCATCTGCTTGAAGGCCTTGCTGAGCTGGGATGCGCTTACGCCAGCCTCCGCGGCGACGGTGTCGAGGGAGAGGTCGCTCATATAATCTTGGCCGATGCGCTCCAGCATCTCCTCGACCAGCCGCTTCATGGCCGCGCTATAGCTCTTGTTCAGCGAGCCGATGTACGGCTTGATGATGCGGGCATGGAACCAGGCCAGGCAGGCGCGCGTGTCGCGCAGCCCGTTCAGCTCCTCTTGCAGCCCCGCCGCATCGAACACGGCATACGGGTTGTGCCCGGCCTGAAGCATGGCCCGGTGGATGTTGCCGACGAGCCGCATCAAGGCCTGATGGATGAGCCATTCGGCCGCTCCGCCGGCATGGAGAGCGGTGACGAACTGCTCCACCCCTTGCACGGCTTCCTCTTCCAGCCCCAGATTGAGGGCGTGGATGATGTCCTGCTCCAGCTCCAGCGGGAATTCGACGCTGCCTGCCGCCCGGGACAGGACCTGCTCCGCCTCCAGCAGCTGACTGCCGGAATCGAAGGTGCGGTGCCGCAGGGCCCGCCGCGCCTGCTCGACCGAATACGGCACGTCAAGCCAGGACGAAGTCGGCCCGCTGACGACGATCGTCGCCTCCAGACGGAGCACATCGCGCAGGGCGCGGAGACATTGATCGCAGAGCTGCCCGATCCGGCGGCGGGATTCGTCGGTCTCCGTCCCTGGTCCCGGCAGGATAAGCACGGCGCCGAAGGAGCCGTCGAGGAAGTTGATCAGGTGGACATAATCGGCCGCCAGTTCGGACAGCTCCTGCACGATGTTGATGGCCGCGTACGCCATCAGATGCTCATCCCGGCCGGATAACGGCTCCCGGCCTTCCCCGAACGCATGCGGCTGCACGACGACGGCCGCGAAGCGCTTCCCCTCGATATTCACCTTCAGCAGCTTCAGCTTCTCGCGTATCTCCCGCTCGCTCAGGTGCGAAGCCTGGCCGGTCACGAACTGGTTGATGAACGCTTCGCGCACGGAAGGGACGGATTGATCGAGGCGGCTCTGCAGCGTCTCGTTCGCGAACCGGTACTGCTTCCATTCCTTCTCGATATAGTCGAGTTCATTGTGGACCGCCGACTCCGGCGTCCGCCAGCCGCCGAGCATCGTGACGACCCGGCGAATCGGCCGGTACATCCGGCGCGAAGCGAACCAGCTCAGCGCGAGCGCGGCCAGCAGGGCGCAGCCCCACAGGACGAGCACGACATGGGTATAGGGCCGGGTAGGGGCCGTAATGACCGACAGCGGGGTTCCCGCGATATAGGTCCACGTTTCGCCCATTTTCTCGAAGGAGACGGTATTGACGAGCAGCGAGTCCCCGCCTTCGATTGCCATCTGCCATGTTCGCGGCGGAGGGAGGCGTCCCGGCTCGGCCGGGGCGGGCTCCTCCTGCAGGTGCTCAAGAATGAGCGGCAGCGCCTCCGGATGCTCCGCGGTCTTCGCGGAATGGCCGATCACATGCCCCCCGGCGTCCAACACATACGAGAGGTTGTCCGTATTGGCGAAGATGTGCAGCTTCGACGGATTGATGTAGATGACGATCGCGCCGAAGGATGCCGACCCGTTGAACGGGAGCTTGAGCACAATCGCGTGCGGCGTGCCGCCCTTGGCGAACGGGCGCACGAGATCATGCGCCCAGTAGATGCCCTTCTCCTCCTGCAGGAGCCGGCCCCAGCGCTCGGCATCCTGCGGATCCTCCAGCGTGCGAAGACCGAGCGAAGGCTGCAGCACTTTATTTTGCTTTTGGATGTACAGGTACACTTGGTCGATCAGCGGATCGGCATTTTCGATCAAGGTCAGCGTATCAAGCAACTGGAGCGTCTCCTCGAATTGGCGCCCGAAATCCATGTCGGACACGGACGGCTTGAAATGCGGCTTCACGACCATGTTCAGCGCATATTGGACAAGCTGGGAGAATTGCTCGTCAATCTGCTTGGCCGCATCCTGAAGCGCATCCTCGTTCTTCTGTTGGAACTGGTTCACCATATGCTGGTTCCCGATATATAAATAAGCCGCGCTGATGACCGTCAGCGGAAGACAGGTCAGCAGCACAGCCATCGCGATGGTCTTCCAATAAAACACGCCTTTCGAAGACACCAGGCTTATCCATTGCTGTCTCAACGGTTATCCTCCCATCATGCAGCGGATTCGGATCGCGGAAGTCCGGATGCCGTTATTTTCATCATACTGAATGACATTCGTGTTGAAAAGGCTTCCAATTAAAATGGCCGGTTGGAATAGAGGAGGAGAAGGCATCGGCGAGGACCGGAAAAAAAGTGCAACGGCAGGAAACCGCACCGATCCGAAAAGACGCTCCGTCAGGCAGGACGGGGCTTCGCGGCCTTGCCTGTCATACCGGTAAAGGGCTAAAGTCAAGCTGGAAAAAAAGTCAAATTGCACGGAATGATGACAGCGTTTACATTAGCACTACCAAGCCATGAAGCTTCGATTCGAATAGAAAGCGAGGGTGACCGATGAGCTCACAGCCAACGAATATCGCCGCCGAGCGAACAGCAGATCCTCCGCCCCGTGCCGGTGCCCGCACCGGCAAGCGTAAGCTATGGTCCGATCTGAAGCGCGACAAGTATTTATATTTGTTAGCCCTGCCGGGACTGCTGTTTTTCCTGATTTTCAAGTACATTCCGATTACGAATCTGGTCATTGCCTTCCAGGATTACTCTCCGTATTTCGGCGTCACGGGCAGTCCCTGGGTCGGGTTCGAGCACTTCAGCCGCTTTTTCGCCAATGAAGATTTCTATCTGCTGCTGCGAAATACGCTGGCGATCAGCTTCCTGAATCTTCTCTTCTTTTTTCCGGCGCCGATCATACTGTCCCTCATGCTGAACGAGGTGCGGAACTCGATTTTGAAGCGCACGGTGCAGTCGCTGATTTATATTCCGCATTTTCTGTCCTGGGTGCTCATTTACGGCTTGACCTTCCTTATGTTTTCGCAGTCGGAGGGGCTCATGAACAAGCTCCTCCTCTCGATGGGCAAGGAGACGGTCGACATTTTGTCCAACCCGAATTATTTCTGGGGCTTGCTGACCGCGCAATCGATCTGGAAGGAAGTCGGGTGGGGCACGATTATCTTCCTCGCGGCGATCGCCGGCATCGATCCGCAGCTGTATGAAGCGGCCGTCATGGACGGAGCGGGGCGGATGCGCCGCATCTGGCATATTACGCTGCCGGGCATGCGCAACGTCATTCTGATTCTGTTCATTCTTCGCCTGGGCACGATTATGGATACCGGCTTCGAGCAGATTTATCTGATGATGAATTCGGCGGTAACCCATGTCGCCGATGTGTTCGATACGTATGTGTACCGCATCGGGATCAAGCAGGGCGAATTCAGCTACAGCACAGCCATCGGGCTGTTCAAGTCGGTCGTCGGCGTCATTCTAGTCGTGACGGCGAACAAGGTGGCGAAGCGGTTCGGTCAGGACAGTCTGTACTGACTTCTTCGCATCCTCTAGCATCTCTATGAGACAAGCAGGAAAGGGGTCGAATGCCATGAGAGAGCAGTGGCGGGATCGGTTGTTCCAGGCGGCCAACGTGACGGTGCTGATTCTATTCAGTATCGCCGCCGTATTTCCCATTTACTATACGATCGTGCTGTCATTCACGGATCCGACGGAATATTACACGCGGCCGTTGATTCTGTTCCCGCAGCAATGGACGCTGGATGCCTATAAATATTTGCTGGCCAACGGGCTGTTCATGAGCTCGCTCGGAATCAGCGCCTTCCTGGCAACCGTGGGCACGGCTTGCAGCCTCATCGTGTCGGGAGGACTCGCTTATGCGCTGTCCCGCAAGCGGCTGCGCTTCCGCAAAGCCATTATGATGATGATTTTGATTACGTTCCTGTTCCAGCCGGGGCTGGTGCCGCTGTACCTGGTCGTCCGCAATCTCGGCCTGATCGACAGCGTGTGGTCGCTTATTTTGCCAAGCTTGACGAGCGCCTGGTATGTGCTGTTGATGAAGGGATTCTTCGACAGTATCCCGGACAGTCTGGAGGAAGCCGGCCGCATCGACGGCTGCAACGAGATCGGGGTGTTCTGGCGCATTATGCTTCCGCTGTCCCTTCCGGCGCTGGTCGCCTTCGGCCTGTTCTTCGCGGTTGGCTACTGGAACACGTACTTCAACGCGCTCATGTTCATCAACGACCAGAGCAAATGGCCGCTGCAGGTGCTCCTGCAGAACATGCTGGTCGATCCGACCGCGATGGGCGGCGGCACGGGGGGCGGCATGGACTTCCATGTGAATCGCCAGATGCCGACCGAGACGCTCAAAATGGCCGCGGTCGTCATTGCGACACTGCCGATTATGATGGTGTATCCATTCTTGCAGAAGCATTTCGCCAAGGGAGCGATGGTCGGCTCTGTCAAAGAATGACGAGATAAGGATGCACAAAAAAGAAGCATGTTCACGTAAAAAAGGAGGGTCCACGATGATTTACAAGCAACCACGCAAGCTGGCTTCCGCGTTGAAAACATCGATGCTCATTCTGCTCGCCTGCTCGCTGCTGTTGACGGCATGCGGCGGCGGAGGCAAGAGCGCTTCGTCCGAAGGAGACGGTCCGACGAAGATCTCGATTCAGACGCTGAACTATGCGACAGACATGGTCAACAGCAGCAGCCCGATCTGGAAAGAGCTCGAGAAGCGCACCAATACGGAACTGGACATCACTTGGCTGACGCCGACGACGATCGAGGACAAGGTCAATGTCATGCTCGCCTCCGGAGATATGCCGGATGTCGTCTTCGTCGAGACGCTCAACAACGCTCAGCTGCAAAAAATGATCAAGCAGGGGGTCTTCTGGGATTTGACGCCATTCATCAAGGATTATCCGAACCTGACGGACGGGGTCAAGGCGTCGATGTGGGACGAGACGAAGGTGGATGGCAAAAATTACGTCATTCCGCGCTATTATCCCAGCTTCGGAGGCGGCGCCTTCGCGATGCTCCGCAAAGACTGGCTCGATGCGCTGAACCTGGAGGCGCCGACGTCGCTCGACTCCCTGTTCGATGTGCTGAAGGCGTTCAAAGAGAAGGATCCGAACGGCAACGGGCAGGCGGATGAGATTCCGTATGCGGCCTCCCCGAGCTCGATGGGCTTCGTTTACAATATTTTCAACGAGACGCAGGGCAATTGGAAGCTGAAGGACGGCAAGCTCGTGCCGATAATTACGGAAGACGCCTCGCGCGACGCGCTGCTGTGGATTAAGGAAGCATATGATGCGGGCTTGTTCCCGAGAGATTTCGCCATCTTGAAATTTTCGCAAATACTGGATTCGTTCCGCAGCGGCAAGGTCGGCGGCACCGGCCTGTCCATGAACCATGTCTGGGTAACCGGCAAGATGCTGCGCGACATCGACCCGAAGGCGGATCTCTACCCGCTGCCCTATTTGGAAAATCCGAACGGCTATAAATATACGCCATCCGGGGCCTCGTACTACGGCGTATATCTGATTCCGAAGAAGGTGCCGGAAGACAAAATGAAGAAAATCCTCGAGCTGTTCGATTACGGAAATAGTCCGGAAGGGAATATTTTGACCTATTACGGCCTCAAGGACATCCATTATAAGGAAGAGAACGGGAAAATCGTGCCTACGGAGCAGGCGAAAAAGGATTTGACGGGAGACGGCAACATGTCGAGCCTCTTCCATCTGATCAGCGACGATATGGCGATCGGGGCCGTCGGCATGCCGGACGATCTGTACGAGCGCAACGTCGAGATCGTGAACGAGCGGAAGAAACATGTCGTGCCGGAACCGGAGCGCGGCCTCTACTCGGATGCGTATAATCGCTATTTTCCGGAGATCAAGAAAAAAGTTGACGATATGCGTACAAAAGTAATTATTGGCAAAGAGACGATTGAGGAGTATGATAAATTTATCGAAACAATCAAAAAAGATAAAGATTTGCTCAAAGTTATTGACGAAATGAATCAGGCTTACCAAGCCGCCCAAGCAAAATAAGCAGAGTATGCCGGAGGAACGCCGCTTTGTGCTGGCGTTTCTCTGCGTCGTCCAAAGGAGAGATGTCATATGAATCCGATTACAGCCATTGTCATTGGAGCAGGCGACCGGGGCGCGCGCGCTTATTCGCCGTATGCCCTGGATAACCCGCACGAGCTGCAGCTTGTCGGCGTTGCCGATCCGAATGCCGATCGGCGGCAAGCCTTCGCCGAGCAGTTCGGCCTCAGCGAAGCGCAGCAGTTCGAGACATGGGAAGCGATCCTGGAAGGGGGCCGGCGTGCCGATGTGGCCATCATCTGCACGATGGACCGCATGCATTATGAACCGACGCTGCGGGCGCTGGAGCTAGGCTATCATGTGCTGCTTGAGAAGCCGATGTCGCCGGAGCCGCGGGAATGCGTCGAGATGGAACTGGCGGCGAAGAAGCATAACCGGCTGCTGACGATATGCCATGTGCTGCGCTACACGTCGTTCTGGTCGGCGATGAAGCGGGAGATCGATCGCGGGGCGATCGGCGATATCGTATCCATTCAATTGAACGAGAATGTGGGCAATATGCATATGTCGCACAGCTTCGTGCGGGGCAATTGGCGCAACAGCGGCGAATCGAGCCCGATGATTTTGCAGAAATCATGCCACGACATGGATATTTTGGCGTATCTCATGAATGAGCCCTGCATGCGGGTCAGCTCTTTCGGCTCGCTGATGCATTTTCATGAAGGGAATAAGCCGGAAGGGGCGCCGGCCCGCTGCATCGAGGGCTGTCCGGCGGAGCAGACCTGCCAGTACCATGCGCCGCGTTATTATCTTGGCGAGGGCATTGACTGGGCGCGCAAGATTACGGACGACTACACGAAGGAAGGCATCCTCAAGGCGCTCTGGGAAGGCCCGTACGGGCGCTGCGTCTATCAGACGGACAATAACGTCGTCGACCACCAGGTCGTCAATCTTGAATTCGCGAGCGGAGCGACCGCGATGTTCAGCATGTGCGGCTTCACGCACGACAACACGCGCATCGTGCAGGTGATGGGCACGAAGGGCGACATCCGCGGCAATATGGAGGAGGACTCGTTCACGATCACCGACTTCGTGACGAAGGAGAAGCGCGTCGTGCAGCTCGCTCCGTCCATCACGGGCCACGGCGGCGGCGATTCGGGCATCGTGCGCTCGTTCCTGAAGGAAGTGCGCGGCTTCGGCTCCAGCTCCGGCGCGGAGAGCCTGTCCTCCGCCTCGGTATCCGTGCGCAGCCATCTGATGGCCTTCGCGGCCGAGCAGTCCCGCCTCCAGGGCGGCCGGGTCATCGACCTTCAAGCGATGTACGACGAGCTGGCGGGCGCGGTCCCGGCCGGGAAGGCGTAAGGCCGCGCAAGCGGGCAGGCGGATGCACGCCCCGAGCGCGGGGACCTGGCAGGCGCGGTCCCGGCAGGAATCGTGCAGGGCGGCCGCCGGCAGATGCGAGCGCTGCATGGACGGGCTTGCGGGCGCTATGCTGGCCGCCGCGCAAGCGAGCGTGAATTAGAATTAGTACAGCGAGAGCGAGACGAACGCTTGTGAATAGGCGATCACCCTTTGGAGATGGTACGGGGGTGATCGTTTTTTGTTTTTCCCCGCTTGAGCTACCGACACCGACCGCAATCCTGCAAAAATACATCATTTTGTGCCGATAGAGGATATATTTGTTTGAATTCCTGCAAATACGGCTAGGCCCCCTATATCTGGAGTCATGTCCACCAAAAAAGATGCGTTCTTAGAATTGCTTCCTATTTCGCGTGGTTACACGGCCCGATGATATTTTGATCGGTCCTCCAGCGTCATGACCCACTTTGAGTATTCCGATGGTGACATGCTCTTTAGGCTACCATGCATTCTGCGGTTGTTGTAGAAATCCATGTAACGATCAAGTGCTTCATAGGCCTCTTCAAATGTCATAAATTCCGTCAGGCTGAACAGATCACGTTCGAGTAAGCTATGAAATGACTCAATGTAGGCATTCATATTCGGACTGCGTGGCGGGATGCGTTCATGGACGATCTCCAGACTCTCGCACGTATCACCAAACAACTTGCTGACAAACTGAGGCCCGTTGTCGGTGCGGACGGTGGGCAACTCATCGCCGGGATTCAGGCGTTCTTGTAGCGCCCGGCATAGTGTCTGTACGACGTGCTTGGCCTCACACACGGAACCCCGGTATTGTCCGACGACGACGCGGTCAAATACATCGATGATACTGAGCACGAAAAAGAAACGCTGGCGCCCAATCACGTACCCATATTTAATATCAATTTGCCATAGCTGGTTCACCCCGGTTACCGTCCGGTTTCTCGGTACTCTTCGAGGATGTTTGCTTGTTTTCTTCCGTTGTTTCTGAAGAATTCCTAACTCTTTGCAAATGCGGTACGCCTTTTTCTTGTTTAGAATCAATCCACGTTGTCTGCGGAGGCACAGCGCCAAATTCTTATACCCATAAATGTGCTCTTCTCCTTCCAGGAGTTCGAGCATCCATTCTTTAATCTGTTCATCTGAAACTTTCCGGCCCGTATTCGTAGAGGAAAATCCAGGCACAGGACGCCCTTTTAGAGCGCATGAAGCCTGTTCTTCGGTACTGGATGCCTCTCGTTTCTTCCGGCCATAGTACGTCGATTCGCGAACTTTCAGGATACGCAGAACTTTAGCTGCTGCATGCCCCCGCTTAATAAACGGTTCTGCTATTTCAAGTCTTTCAGATAAGCGGGGTTCTTCTTTTTTACGACTTCTCGTAGGATCTCGATCTCAAGCTCTTTTTCACCCAGGAGCTTTTTTGCCTGCTCGAACTTTGCCTCTACCTCTTGAAGTCGACGGAGTTCTTGCAGATGCTCGTCTGCTGCGGGTATCTCCTCTTGGCTAATTTCGTCACGGTGGTCTCTAACCCAAACACGTACCGTCTCCGGATGGACACCGTACATTCGGGCAAGTGTTCCCACCTTAATGCCGGCCATTGCTTCCTTTACAATTTGCAGGCGTTTTTCCTTGCTAAAGTGCTTTCCCATACTAGTTGTCCCCCTCTGATAACAGCTTATAATATTGGAGCCGGAAGCTCCAGTTTAATTAGGGGGCCTAGGAGAATATGCATCTTTTTGCTCAAGTTATCTCTAATTCAGCCTATAATAGATGAAATTCCTGTAATTTTGCAGGATTCCCTTTTTTGCATTTTGGCGTCGATCAAAATACTGCATTTATGCATCTTTTGGGAGCTGCGGCATAGAAAAAGTGTGTTCCCTTCTGCGAGGAGCGGCCCGCAACGGGAGCGAATACAACATATTATCGAAGCGGTCTTCCCGTTCGCCGCGGCTCAATGAATCGATTGCCGGGGCAGAATCGTATAGGAAGAGTAGATATGATGTTACGGAGGGTGCTTTTGATGATGAGACAGAGTATAGATGTGTTCAAATTAAGCAAGGAAATATCTTATGCGCTGAGGCATGCGCCATGGGAGTACGAATTAGAATTGGATGAGGAAGGCTGGGTAAGCCTGGATCAGTTGCTGGCGGCGCTTCGCCTCGACCAACGATGGGAAGCCGTCGCTGAGCAGGATATCCGCAATATGATGCAGGGCGCGGACAAGCAGCGGTTTGAGGTCGCGGACGGGAAAATCAGAGCCTTATACGGGCATTCCGTGCCCCGCAAAATCGTCAAGCAGGCGGAGACTCCTCCTCCCGTCGTGTATCATGGAACGGCGAGGCGCTTTGCGGCGCAAATCTTGAAGGAGGGACTGCGGCCGATGGGAAGGCAATATGTTCATTTATCCGCCGACAAAGAGACGGCCATGCTGGTCGGGAGACGAAGAGACGCTGCCCCGGTGTTGTTGAAGGTGGATGCCGGGATGGCCCGGAACGAAGGGGTTATGTTTTATCCCGGCAATCACACGATATGGCTGGCGGACTTTATTCCGCCCAAGTATATCTCCATAGAATGAGGCGAAGGATGGGATGAGCAGGATGCGGATGGGTGAACGTCGTTCTCTCTGGGGAGACGGATTGCGGCACTGTCCACATATAAGTGGACACAAGGCGAATATTGCTAATGAACAGAGATGCGCCTATATATCGTGTATCAATACAATCCATGCCATAGTCCCATCTATCAGGTTTGAACGGTTGGGAAGCATCTTTCTTTTCCGCAGAAAATTGTCCACTGTGTGAAAGACAATTCTTTGTATTTTCGGCACAAAAAGAGGACGTGCGGCGGGGCTGCAGCAACGTTGACGAGATAAGCTGCTGAATACGGAATCAGCGAGTATGGAGGAGTAAAATGCTGACTTTACAGGCGGTAAGGGGAGAGCGGCAATAAGCGAGAGAAAATAAGAATAGCACCGCATTGCTCGCCTTGATGGACGCCATGTCTTTTCAAGGTTTTTTTGCGGGAAGCCTATATAGAAAGGGGGGGTAAGGCGGTTGCGGCATGAATGGGCCGATCTGATTCATATATTCTTTACAGTCCTCTAACACCAAGGTTATACAGACAAGCTACGATTTGTAATGATAACCCATATTGGGAAGGGAGCGACAAAATGATAAATCGGATGTGGACCAAGTCAATCCGTGTCATTGTGGCGGCCGTATTGCTGTTGTCTTCAATCGTCCCTGCGGGCTGGACCGCGGGTTCGGCCGCTGCGGCGGAGGCGGTGCTCACCGTCGCCGATGCGATCGCGAAGAATAATGACGGCAAGTCCTACACGGTGGAAGGGTATGTTGTCGGCTTTGCTATCAGCAGCACCGCATTTACGAGGGACAGCGGGAAATTCAACTCCGATACGAATCTGGTCATCGCAGACCGCGCCGAGGAGACGGCAGAGGACAGGACGCTGTACGTCCAGATCGCGTCTTCGTTCAGACAAGAGTTCGGATTGCAATCGAATCCGGGACTGATCGGCTCCCGGATTCGGGTCGCCGGAACGCTGGAAGAGTATTTCAAGCCTCATCGCGGCGTCAAATCAACCACCTCCATGGAGAAGGTCAGCGTCACCCCTCCGGACCAAGCGGCTTCCGTAACCGCCGCTCCGCCTTCCGGAGCGGTGCAAGCGGGGACGCGGGTGAGTCTCTCGTCGCCCACGGTGACTGCCTCGGTCTACTACAATCTGAACGGCAGCTCGGACAAGTCCGAGTTCATTCCGTATACGGAGCCGATCGAGATTGCGGGACCGACTATCATCAGGGCCTATGCGAAGCAGGATGAGCTGAAGGACAGCGATATATCCGAATTCGCCTATTCGGTTGTAACGGCCTCCAGCATTGGAGCGGCCAGAGGGCTGAATGCAGGCGAATCCGCATTGGTGCAAGGCATCGTGACCTATAGGGAAGACACGGGCAGCGGCTTCTCCAATCTGTATATTCAGGACGATACGGCGGGCATTGTCGTCCGCGGCCAAAATATAACGGCACAGCAAGGGGATAAGATCGAGGTGCAGGGCAAGCTGGAGCTGTACAACGGTCTGCTGCAATTGAACAAGGAGCCGGGCGGCAGCCTCCGGATCGTGGAGCCGGGCCTGCCTCTGCCGGCGGCGAAGCCGATCGCTTCGGCTGATTTTGCCCAGGATGCCGGGAAGAAATACGAAGGCCAGTTGGTGGAGGTCGCCGGGGCAACGATAGACCGCAGCAGCGGATCTACCTACTATGCCGCTGACAAGCTTGGCGCAGGCATTGTCATTTACGCCAAAAATGTTCCCGCAGCGTTCGCGGTCAACCGCACCTACGAGAGGATTGCCGGCGTCTTGTCCTATCATAGCTCGTACGGGCACCAGCTGATTCCGCGAGCGTACGCGGATGTGGTGGAGACCGAGCTGTCCGTAACGGCAAGCATCCCATCCGGGAATGTCCCCAAGGGAAGCGAGATTGCGCTCGGCACGCCGGCTTCCGGCGGTATCATCTATTATACGCTGGACGGCACGGAGCCGACGCAGGCGAGCTATCGCTACGCAGCGCCGATCGCGATCCAGGAGGATACGACGATTAAGGCCATTGTCGTGAAGGACGGCACGGCCAGCGGGGTGTATGCGTTCACGTACAAGGTGCTGAAGGATACCGGCCATCTCCTGATCCACGATATTCAAGGGGAAGGCCATCGCTCTCCCTACACGGATCAAGCCGTGACCGGCGTGGAGGGCATCGTGACATTCAAGCGGGATAAGAGCAATTTCTATATCCAGGAGAGCGCTCCGGACCGGTACAGCAAGGATGGCCGCGCATCGGACGCCATTCTCGTCTATCACAAGGACAGCCCGGTGAAGGTCGGGGATAAAGTGAAGGTATCCGGCATCGTCAAGGAATATAAGGAAAAGACGTATTCCAGCAACCCGGTCGATCTGACGACGACGGAAATCGCGGCGACGAGCGTGGATATAATTTCGCATGATCAGGATCTGCCTCCTCCCGTGGTGCTGGGGAAGGATCGGATGATTCCGCCGGCGATCATTACGGACGGTTATCAATTGACGGATGCGTATTACGATCCGGAGCGCAAC includes these proteins:
- a CDS encoding helix-turn-helix domain-containing protein; the encoded protein is MRQQWISLVSSKGVFYWKTIAMAVLLTCLPLTVISAAYLYIGNQHMVNQFQQKNEDALQDAAKQIDEQFSQLVQYALNMVVKPHFKPSVSDMDFGRQFEETLQLLDTLTLIENADPLIDQVYLYIQKQNKVLQPSLGLRTLEDPQDAERWGRLLQEEKGIYWAHDLVRPFAKGGTPHAIVLKLPFNGSASFGAIVIYINPSKLHIFANTDNLSYVLDAGGHVIGHSAKTAEHPEALPLILEHLQEEPAPAEPGRLPPPRTWQMAIEGGDSLLVNTVSFEKMGETWTYIAGTPLSVITAPTRPYTHVVLVLWGCALLAALALSWFASRRMYRPIRRVVTMLGGWRTPESAVHNELDYIEKEWKQYRFANETLQSRLDQSVPSVREAFINQFVTGQASHLSEREIREKLKLLKVNIEGKRFAAVVVQPHAFGEGREPLSGRDEHLMAYAAINIVQELSELAADYVHLINFLDGSFGAVLILPGPGTETDESRRRIGQLCDQCLRALRDVLRLEATIVVSGPTSSWLDVPYSVEQARRALRHRTFDSGSQLLEAEQVLSRAAGSVEFPLELEQDIIHALNLGLEEEAVQGVEQFVTALHAGGAAEWLIHQALMRLVGNIHRAMLQAGHNPYAVFDAAGLQEELNGLRDTRACLAWFHARIIKPYIGSLNKSYSAAMKRLVEEMLERIGQDYMSDLSLDTVAAEAGVSASQLSKAFKQMTGSNYVDYLTSLKMNKCKELLLTTDMKINEIAESVGYQPSYFNRMFKKLEGMTPGQYRQQHAG
- a CDS encoding ABC transporter permease; its protein translation is MSSQPTNIAAERTADPPPRAGARTGKRKLWSDLKRDKYLYLLALPGLLFFLIFKYIPITNLVIAFQDYSPYFGVTGSPWVGFEHFSRFFANEDFYLLLRNTLAISFLNLLFFFPAPIILSLMLNEVRNSILKRTVQSLIYIPHFLSWVLIYGLTFLMFSQSEGLMNKLLLSMGKETVDILSNPNYFWGLLTAQSIWKEVGWGTIIFLAAIAGIDPQLYEAAVMDGAGRMRRIWHITLPGMRNVILILFILRLGTIMDTGFEQIYLMMNSAVTHVADVFDTYVYRIGIKQGEFSYSTAIGLFKSVVGVILVVTANKVAKRFGQDSLY
- a CDS encoding carbohydrate ABC transporter permease; its protein translation is MREQWRDRLFQAANVTVLILFSIAAVFPIYYTIVLSFTDPTEYYTRPLILFPQQWTLDAYKYLLANGLFMSSLGISAFLATVGTACSLIVSGGLAYALSRKRLRFRKAIMMMILITFLFQPGLVPLYLVVRNLGLIDSVWSLILPSLTSAWYVLLMKGFFDSIPDSLEEAGRIDGCNEIGVFWRIMLPLSLPALVAFGLFFAVGYWNTYFNALMFINDQSKWPLQVLLQNMLVDPTAMGGGTGGGMDFHVNRQMPTETLKMAAVVIATLPIMMVYPFLQKHFAKGAMVGSVKE
- a CDS encoding extracellular solute-binding protein, which codes for MIYKQPRKLASALKTSMLILLACSLLLTACGGGGKSASSEGDGPTKISIQTLNYATDMVNSSSPIWKELEKRTNTELDITWLTPTTIEDKVNVMLASGDMPDVVFVETLNNAQLQKMIKQGVFWDLTPFIKDYPNLTDGVKASMWDETKVDGKNYVIPRYYPSFGGGAFAMLRKDWLDALNLEAPTSLDSLFDVLKAFKEKDPNGNGQADEIPYAASPSSMGFVYNIFNETQGNWKLKDGKLVPIITEDASRDALLWIKEAYDAGLFPRDFAILKFSQILDSFRSGKVGGTGLSMNHVWVTGKMLRDIDPKADLYPLPYLENPNGYKYTPSGASYYGVYLIPKKVPEDKMKKILELFDYGNSPEGNILTYYGLKDIHYKEENGKIVPTEQAKKDLTGDGNMSSLFHLISDDMAIGAVGMPDDLYERNVEIVNERKKHVVPEPERGLYSDAYNRYFPEIKKKVDDMRTKVIIGKETIEEYDKFIETIKKDKDLLKVIDEMNQAYQAAQAK
- a CDS encoding Gfo/Idh/MocA family protein, with the translated sequence MNPITAIVIGAGDRGARAYSPYALDNPHELQLVGVADPNADRRQAFAEQFGLSEAQQFETWEAILEGGRRADVAIICTMDRMHYEPTLRALELGYHVLLEKPMSPEPRECVEMELAAKKHNRLLTICHVLRYTSFWSAMKREIDRGAIGDIVSIQLNENVGNMHMSHSFVRGNWRNSGESSPMILQKSCHDMDILAYLMNEPCMRVSSFGSLMHFHEGNKPEGAPARCIEGCPAEQTCQYHAPRYYLGEGIDWARKITDDYTKEGILKALWEGPYGRCVYQTDNNVVDHQVVNLEFASGATAMFSMCGFTHDNTRIVQVMGTKGDIRGNMEEDSFTITDFVTKEKRVVQLAPSITGHGGGDSGIVRSFLKEVRGFGSSSGAESLSSASVSVRSHLMAFAAEQSRLQGGRVIDLQAMYDELAGAVPAGKA
- a CDS encoding IS3 family transposase, coding for MAEPFIKRGHAAAKVLRILKVRESTYYGRKKREASSTEEQASCALKGRPVPGFSSTNTGRKVSDEQIKEWMLELLEGEEHIYGYKNLALCLRRQRGLILNKKKAYRICKELGILQKQRKKTSKHPRRVPRNRTVTGVNQLWQIDIKYGYVIGRQRFFFVLSIIDVFDRVVVGQYRGSVCEAKHVVQTLCRALQERLNPGDELPTVRTDNGPQFVSKLFGDTCESLEIVHERIPPRSPNMNAYIESFHSLLERDLFSLTEFMTFEEAYEALDRYMDFYNNRRMHGSLKSMSPSEYSKWVMTLEDRSKYHRAV
- a CDS encoding transposase, with the protein product MGKHFSKEKRLQIVKEAMAGIKVGTLARMYGVHPETVRVWVRDHRDEISQEEIPAADEHLQELRRLQEVEAKFEQAKKLLGEKELEIEILREVVKKKNPAYLKDLK